In the Alkaliphilus oremlandii OhILAs genome, one interval contains:
- a CDS encoding tRNA (adenosine(37)-N6)-threonylcarbamoyltransferase complex transferase subunit TsaD, with protein sequence MSKKVILGLDTSNYTTSMSLMSLDGELVYDARKLLPVDHGKRGLRQSEALFYHVQQLPYLSNEISQKSDEFHIVAISASTRPRPVEDSYMPVFLAAKSYGEITSNLFHIPFYEFSHQEGHIEAALWSENIHMKEEFIAIHISGGTTEVLVVKPRDIGYDIEIIGGTSDLSAGQFIDRVGVAMGLEFPSGKSLEEISRGCSELSLNVPVSVTKNKISFSGPETHFSRLIKESNASKADIAYGVFHCVARSLELLVKNIGKQYPIKNLLIVGGVASNNQIRSYLLEKLAPENIHIYFAAPKYCTDNAVGISSLGVSKYLKQNSYCRERLT encoded by the coding sequence ATGAGTAAAAAGGTGATATTGGGCTTAGACACATCAAATTATACGACTTCAATGTCATTGATGTCTTTAGATGGAGAACTTGTATACGATGCAAGGAAACTACTGCCTGTAGATCATGGTAAAAGAGGTCTTCGGCAGTCCGAAGCTCTTTTTTATCATGTTCAGCAACTTCCATACTTGTCCAATGAAATATCCCAAAAAAGTGATGAATTTCATATTGTAGCAATCAGTGCATCTACTAGACCAAGACCTGTGGAGGATTCTTATATGCCTGTATTTTTAGCGGCTAAATCTTATGGAGAAATAACGAGTAATCTATTTCATATTCCATTCTATGAATTCAGTCACCAGGAAGGCCATATTGAGGCGGCATTGTGGTCTGAAAATATCCATATGAAAGAAGAATTTATAGCAATCCATATATCTGGTGGGACAACGGAAGTATTGGTGGTAAAACCTCGTGATATTGGATACGATATTGAAATTATTGGCGGAACCAGTGATCTAAGTGCAGGTCAGTTTATCGATCGGGTTGGTGTTGCCATGGGCTTAGAATTTCCATCGGGTAAATCTCTTGAGGAAATAAGCAGGGGTTGTTCGGAATTGAGTTTGAATGTTCCCGTATCTGTAACAAAAAATAAGATCAGTTTTTCTGGACCAGAAACTCATTTTTCAAGGCTCATAAAAGAATCGAATGCTTCTAAGGCAGATATTGCTTATGGCGTATTTCATTGTGTGGCTAGGAGTTTAGAGCTACTGGTTAAAAATATTGGGAAGCAGTATCCTATCAAAAATTTGTTGATTGTCGGGGGTGTTGCCTCTAACAATCAAATTCGTTCATATTTACTAGAAAAACTTGCACCTGAGAATATCCATATATATTTTGCAGCACCTAAGTATTGTACAGATAACGCTGTCGGCATATCATCTCTTGGCGTATCTAAATATCTAAAGCAAAATAGCTATTGTAGAGAAAGGTTGACTTAA
- the nusB gene encoding transcription antitermination factor NusB: MSRKLARELTMKVLFEMHINNDFNIQRVEHHLFEGSIEEQQKEYIHKVLNEAILNLEAIDSIIEEYSTSWKLNRIANVDLAILRLAFSEIIYMKDIPYRVSINEAIELAKIYGSDETPNFVNGILGKYVEQEGLMLNE, from the coding sequence ATGAGCAGAAAATTAGCGAGAGAACTTACCATGAAGGTATTGTTTGAAATGCATATAAATAACGATTTCAATATTCAAAGGGTAGAACATCATTTGTTTGAGGGAAGTATTGAAGAACAACAAAAGGAGTATATCCATAAAGTTTTAAATGAAGCCATTCTCAACCTTGAGGCAATTGATAGCATTATTGAAGAATACTCCACTAGTTGGAAGTTAAACCGTATTGCAAATGTTGATTTAGCAATTTTACGTTTGGCTTTTTCGGAGATTATTTATATGAAAGATATTCCATATAGAGTATCCATTAATGAAGCTATTGAATTAGCTAAAATATACGGTTCGGATGAAACGCCAAACTTTGTCAATGGAATATTAGGGAAGTATGTGGAGCAAGAAGGACTTATGTTAAATGAGTAA
- a CDS encoding Asp23/Gls24 family envelope stress response protein: protein MDTIENLEYGEVKIVDDVVATIAGLAATEVKGVAGMSAGFVGGIAEILGKKSLSKGVKVEVKEKVAAIDLYIIVEYGTKIPDVAWEIQENVKKTIETMIGISVNEVNIHVQGVSFPKETAEVKEPEQPSK, encoded by the coding sequence ATGGATACAATTGAGAACCTTGAATACGGGGAAGTTAAAATAGTGGATGATGTTGTTGCTACTATTGCTGGATTGGCTGCTACGGAGGTCAAAGGCGTAGCTGGAATGAGCGCTGGATTCGTTGGGGGAATCGCAGAAATCTTAGGAAAGAAAAGTCTTTCTAAAGGTGTAAAAGTTGAAGTGAAAGAAAAGGTTGCTGCCATTGATTTATATATTATTGTTGAGTATGGAACAAAAATCCCCGATGTGGCTTGGGAGATTCAAGAAAATGTAAAGAAGACCATCGAAACTATGATTGGCATATCTGTCAATGAGGTAAATATCCATGTGCAAGGCGTAAGCTTCCCGAAGGAAACGGCAGAAGTTAAAGAGCCAGAACAACCATCTAAATAA
- a CDS encoding SpoIIIAH-like family protein translates to MKLSITARKNFIIFSLVLMLGVISYANYSLNQNALLETSSELERYELSMMEEYGLLYDTLDGEAVFNSDGEIVSVGEEEKDVHLVEQHTMTEEELSKTVVDSTENNKLEDLVKDTNIDITETVTSKSLMKSSAYFIEGKLTRDKKRSEMISSLDDIITTQNTSKEIKDSATNMKLNLISNTEKEVFIENMIMAKGFNDAIVYLSDQSINIVVSSDQLEANDVAKIVDIVKRETNIPMDQIIIMGKK, encoded by the coding sequence TTGAAACTTTCAATTACAGCAAGAAAGAACTTTATAATCTTTTCCTTAGTATTGATGCTAGGTGTCATCAGTTATGCAAATTATAGTCTAAATCAAAATGCTCTTCTTGAAACATCAAGTGAACTTGAACGATATGAGTTGTCAATGATGGAGGAATACGGGCTACTGTATGACACTTTAGATGGAGAGGCAGTTTTTAATAGTGATGGAGAAATTGTTAGCGTAGGGGAAGAAGAAAAAGATGTACATTTGGTGGAACAGCATACTATGACCGAAGAGGAACTCAGCAAAACTGTTGTTGATAGTACAGAAAATAATAAGCTAGAGGACCTGGTCAAGGACACGAATATAGATATCACTGAAACTGTAACCAGCAAAAGCTTAATGAAGAGCAGTGCATATTTTATTGAAGGAAAGCTCACTAGAGATAAGAAAAGAAGTGAGATGATCAGCAGCTTAGATGACATTATAACAACGCAGAATACAAGTAAAGAAATAAAAGACAGTGCAACGAATATGAAGTTAAACTTGATTTCTAATACAGAAAAAGAAGTCTTTATAGAGAATATGATCATGGCGAAAGGTTTTAATGATGCTATTGTATATTTAAGTGATCAGTCCATTAATATCGTTGTGAGCAGCGACCAACTGGAGGCAAATGATGTTGCAAAAATTGTGGATATCGTAAAAAGAGAAACAAATATTCCAATGGATCAAATTATTATCATGGGCAAGAAATAG
- the spoIIIAG gene encoding stage III sporulation protein AG has protein sequence MDMDEIKKFLKELISKKYVANIMVVLAVAVIALIFSSEFLAKDSSYKNNIKETLGDTLVQEDTFLKTEEEIIEARLKEILEKIKGSGKVEVMVTFELGAEIVPALNTVESKDTTEEKDANGGVRTVTSQNITENIVTVGGTSGNNPMVLKEIKPQVRGVIVVAEGAEDPEVKMRLYDAVKTVLQVSANKVQVYSRD, from the coding sequence ATGGATATGGATGAAATTAAGAAGTTTTTAAAGGAACTAATCTCCAAGAAATATGTTGCCAATATTATGGTAGTTCTGGCAGTTGCGGTAATTGCTCTAATATTTTCAAGTGAATTTTTAGCAAAGGATTCTAGTTACAAAAATAATATTAAAGAAACATTAGGGGATACCCTAGTACAGGAAGATACTTTTTTAAAAACAGAGGAAGAAATAATTGAAGCAAGACTGAAAGAGATATTAGAGAAAATAAAGGGCTCTGGTAAAGTAGAAGTTATGGTTACCTTTGAGCTGGGAGCAGAGATTGTTCCGGCCTTAAATACGGTTGAAAGCAAGGACACTACGGAAGAAAAAGATGCAAATGGTGGTGTTAGAACTGTTACATCGCAGAACATTACAGAAAATATCGTTACAGTAGGCGGAACCAGTGGGAATAACCCCATGGTTCTAAAAGAAATAAAACCGCAGGTAAGAGGTGTAATCGTTGTAGCAGAAGGTGCCGAAGATCCAGAAGTAAAGATGAGGTTGTACGATGCAGTCAAAACAGTTCTTCAGGTTTCTGCAAACAAAGTACAGGTCTACAGTAGAGATTAG
- the spoIIIAF gene encoding stage III sporulation protein AF: MDFVRQWTITIVSVIIFITFVEILIPNSNNKRYINVVVGFLLMIIILNPLTKFIAGEIDFEESILKSLNQIEAETAKNVINNIQYSNEEMVISLYKKKIVEQVTTRLEKNTDYLVKDVLVNIVEDINSANFGSVSSLDITLTENQKDNVELESKIKPVKINVSLGDKINNTVKANSILISSEEDALKKELENFLNVSKENINIYTLKNNN, translated from the coding sequence ATGGATTTTGTCAGACAATGGACCATTACCATAGTTTCAGTGATTATTTTTATAACCTTTGTAGAAATATTAATACCAAATTCAAACAATAAAAGGTATATCAATGTAGTGGTCGGTTTTTTGTTAATGATTATCATATTGAACCCATTGACGAAATTTATTGCTGGAGAAATTGATTTTGAGGAAAGCATACTGAAAAGCTTGAATCAGATTGAGGCAGAAACGGCTAAAAATGTAATCAATAACATTCAATATAGCAATGAAGAAATGGTCATCAGTTTATATAAGAAAAAGATAGTAGAGCAGGTGACTACTCGCCTAGAAAAAAATACGGATTATTTAGTGAAGGATGTCCTTGTAAATATTGTAGAGGATATCAATAGTGCCAACTTCGGTAGCGTCAGCAGTTTGGATATCACACTGACAGAAAATCAGAAAGACAATGTAGAACTAGAGTCAAAGATTAAGCCAGTGAAAATAAATGTATCCTTAGGAGATAAAATTAATAATACTGTAAAAGCAAATAGCATATTGATTAGTAGTGAGGAAGATGCCTTAAAAAAGGAACTGGAAAATTTTTTAAATGTATCGAAGGAAAATATCAATATTTATACACTGAAGAATAATAATTAA
- the spoIIIAE gene encoding stage III sporulation protein AE encodes MKNKKTIIVVTLLFILSLTYFSWANPNKVTQESLLTEQLDKLNMSELQEILEQLNHDLDGYIPKIEIKPFITKLLKGEEIVSLEAALNGLMKYFFKEVVGNWRILSQIIVLSVIYAILNNLHSAFENEATGKLAYMVCYLVIISITIKSFMIAINLGKETVDTMVLFMQALLPILLGILIAVGGLTTSAFFHPVLLGSIGFIGTIIKSVVLPLILFSAVLSIINNLSSRVQVTKLANLFKQVSVVILGFALTAFIGIISIQGIAASTVDGITMRTAKYAIGSFIPIVGGFLSDAMDTVMGYSLLLKNGIGVIGLVSIFIICLIPMVKIVALIAMYKICAAIVEPIAQNELADCLNQMSSSLTLIFATVSSVAIMFFITIAIIVGAGNITVMMR; translated from the coding sequence ATGAAAAACAAAAAAACCATCATCGTTGTAACCCTATTGTTTATTCTTTCATTGACTTATTTCTCCTGGGCAAACCCTAATAAGGTTACCCAAGAGAGCTTACTTACAGAACAATTAGACAAGCTTAATATGTCGGAGCTACAAGAAATATTGGAGCAATTGAACCATGATTTAGATGGATATATTCCTAAAATCGAAATAAAACCATTCATTACAAAGCTGCTGAAGGGGGAGGAAATTGTATCCTTAGAAGCTGCATTGAATGGACTAATGAAATACTTTTTTAAAGAGGTTGTAGGAAACTGGAGGATATTATCTCAAATCATCGTATTGTCTGTGATTTATGCCATACTAAATAATCTCCATAGTGCATTTGAGAATGAGGCCACAGGAAAATTGGCCTATATGGTTTGTTATCTTGTCATCATCAGTATCACGATTAAAAGCTTTATGATTGCGATCAACTTAGGAAAAGAAACTGTAGATACAATGGTACTATTTATGCAAGCTTTGCTTCCAATCTTGCTAGGGATATTAATCGCCGTCGGTGGATTAACGACATCTGCATTTTTTCATCCAGTTCTATTAGGATCCATCGGTTTTATAGGAACCATCATAAAATCTGTCGTATTACCGCTTATATTATTTTCTGCAGTTCTATCCATCATCAATAATTTATCATCCAGAGTTCAAGTAACAAAGCTGGCGAATCTATTTAAACAGGTATCAGTGGTCATCCTTGGTTTTGCACTGACAGCATTCATAGGCATCATATCGATCCAAGGGATTGCAGCTTCAACGGTAGATGGAATCACTATGAGAACAGCGAAATATGCAATTGGCAGCTTTATTCCGATCGTAGGAGGGTTTCTATCGGATGCAATGGATACAGTAATGGGCTATTCTCTTCTTTTGAAAAATGGCATTGGTGTCATCGGCCTTGTTTCGATTTTCATAATTTGCCTCATACCTATGGTAAAAATCGTAGCATTAATAGCCATGTATAAGATATGTGCTGCCATCGTAGAACCCATTGCACAGAATGAATTGGCGGATTGTTTGAACCAGATGAGTAGTTCTTTAACTTTGATATTTGCCACAGTTTCATCGGTAGCAATTATGTTCTTTATTACCATTGCAATCATAGTTGGTGCAGGAAATATTACAGTGATGATGAGGTGA
- the spoIIIAD gene encoding stage III sporulation protein AD: protein MEIFQIVAIGIVAAILSVLVKTERPEIGMFISLVVGVIIFLFIATRLQSVLQVLSQLSNKIQIDPIYLSTIFKIVGIAYIAEFGAQICKDAGEGVIASKIELAGKILIMVMAVPILISLMEIIINIVP, encoded by the coding sequence ATGGAGATATTCCAAATAGTTGCTATCGGTATAGTTGCAGCCATATTATCTGTATTGGTCAAGACAGAAAGACCTGAAATCGGGATGTTCATCAGTCTCGTTGTTGGTGTCATCATATTTCTATTTATAGCAACTAGACTTCAATCGGTACTACAAGTGCTCAGTCAGCTTTCAAATAAGATTCAGATTGATCCAATCTATCTATCTACAATTTTTAAAATAGTAGGAATTGCCTATATTGCCGAGTTTGGCGCTCAAATATGCAAGGATGCTGGGGAAGGTGTCATTGCATCAAAGATTGAACTGGCTGGCAAAATACTGATTATGGTAATGGCAGTACCAATCTTAATTTCACTGATGGAAATCATCATTAATATAGTGCCATAG
- the spoIIIAC gene encoding stage III sporulation protein AC: MIMNIDVIFKIAGIGIVITVLNQVLIKAGRDEQATFITLVGVVVVLTMVVNLVTNLFDTVKTMFQLY; the protein is encoded by the coding sequence ATGATTATGAACATTGACGTAATATTTAAGATCGCTGGTATTGGTATCGTAATTACTGTACTCAACCAAGTATTAATCAAAGCGGGTAGAGATGAACAGGCTACTTTTATTACTTTAGTAGGTGTTGTAGTGGTCTTAACGATGGTTGTGAATCTAGTGACCAATTTATTTGATACGGTCAAAACAATGTTCCAGTTATATTAA